Proteins encoded by one window of Blautia faecicola:
- a CDS encoding NTP transferase domain-containing protein produces MNRAERAIIMAAGLGNRMRPVTLTTPKPLVKVNGVRMIDTVIRGLHDNGITKIYIVVGYLKEQFYTLEKEYPGVTIIENPYYDTCNNISSLYVARDHIENAMILDGDQIVYNKTILSPEFERSGYNSIWTDEETDEWLQTVEDGIVVSCCRTGGKGGWQLYSISRWSKEDGKRLKHHLEVEFEEKQNRQIYWDDVAMFCYPKEYKLGIRPMNPGDLIEVDNLEELIALDDSYRSYLTEKE; encoded by the coding sequence ATGAACAGAGCAGAACGGGCAATTATTATGGCAGCGGGTCTCGGCAACCGGATGCGGCCGGTCACGCTGACCACACCGAAACCGCTGGTGAAAGTAAATGGTGTGCGGATGATCGATACCGTGATCCGGGGACTTCATGACAACGGGATTACGAAAATCTACATCGTAGTCGGTTATCTGAAAGAACAGTTTTACACACTGGAAAAGGAATATCCGGGCGTGACGATCATAGAAAATCCTTATTATGACACCTGCAACAACATTTCCTCCCTGTATGTAGCGCGGGATCATATCGAAAATGCGATGATCCTGGACGGAGATCAGATCGTGTATAACAAAACGATCCTTTCCCCGGAGTTCGAACGATCCGGTTATAACAGTATCTGGACGGACGAAGAGACGGATGAGTGGCTGCAGACGGTAGAAGACGGAATCGTCGTTTCCTGCTGCAGAACCGGAGGAAAGGGTGGCTGGCAGCTGTACAGCATTTCCCGGTGGAGCAAAGAGGATGGAAAACGGCTGAAACATCACCTGGAAGTGGAATTTGAAGAAAAGCAAAACAGACAAATCTACTGGGATGATGTGGCGATGTTCTGTTATCCGAAAGAATACAAGCTTGGCATCCGACCGATGAATCCAGGCGATCTGATCGAGGTGGACAACCTGGAAGAGTTGATCGCTCTGGATGACAGCTACCGCAGTTACCTCACCGAAAAGGAGTAA
- a CDS encoding phosphotransferase, which translates to MNKQESDIMKILLREPFSNQRILAESSGHSLGVVNRSVKELVVQEYLDEQLQPTEKAKKEFRACSPQRAIILAAGFGMRMVPINTEVPKGLLEVNKEPLIERQIRQLHEAGIREIYVVVGFMKERYEYLIDEFGVELVVNAEYMTKNNLHSVYLVRNHLKNAYIIPCDIWCDQNPFDAYESYSWYMVSDLVENESSVRVNRKMELVTVQEGNGGNAMIGICYLTGEEAATAAENIEKLSRDFRYDGAFWEEALYRKDKMIVAAKVVHSSDVVEINTYEQLRELDSHSNQLKTDAIQVICQALDVRQDEITDITVLKKGMTNRSFLFSSKGKKYIMRIPGEGTEQLIDRKKEAAVYRTIDGKKICDDIAYINPENGYKITEFLEGARVCDPENPDDVAKCMKRLRRFHEMKLQVEHTFDIFGQIEFYETLWNGTPSDYRDYQKTKAHVLELRPYIEQWSGEKVLTHIDAVPDNFLFTQKNGEEEIRLIDWEYAGMQDPHVDIAMFAIYAMYGRKQVDALIDVYFPEGCKREIRIKIYCYIAACGLLWSNWCEYKKSLGVEFGEYSLRQYRYAKEYYKIVQEELE; encoded by the coding sequence ATGAACAAGCAAGAAAGCGATATCATGAAAATATTATTACGGGAACCTTTTAGCAATCAGCGGATCCTGGCAGAGAGTTCGGGACATTCGCTGGGGGTGGTGAACCGTTCGGTGAAAGAACTGGTGGTGCAGGAGTATCTGGATGAGCAATTGCAGCCAACCGAAAAAGCGAAAAAAGAATTCCGGGCGTGTTCCCCGCAAAGGGCGATCATCCTTGCGGCAGGATTTGGGATGCGGATGGTTCCAATCAATACGGAAGTTCCCAAAGGCCTGCTGGAAGTCAACAAAGAGCCTCTGATCGAACGTCAGATCCGCCAGCTTCACGAAGCGGGGATCCGGGAAATCTATGTGGTGGTCGGATTTATGAAAGAGCGATATGAATATCTGATCGATGAGTTCGGGGTGGAACTGGTGGTGAATGCGGAATACATGACAAAAAATAATCTACATTCCGTATATCTGGTAAGAAACCATCTGAAAAATGCCTATATCATTCCCTGTGATATCTGGTGCGACCAGAATCCCTTCGATGCATACGAGTCCTACTCCTGGTACATGGTCAGCGATCTCGTGGAAAATGAAAGTTCTGTCCGCGTCAACCGAAAAATGGAATTGGTCACGGTGCAGGAAGGAAACGGCGGCAATGCAATGATCGGAATCTGTTATCTGACTGGCGAAGAGGCCGCTACCGCTGCAGAAAACATCGAGAAACTCAGCAGAGATTTCCGGTATGACGGTGCTTTCTGGGAAGAAGCATTATACCGAAAAGATAAAATGATCGTTGCAGCTAAGGTGGTGCACAGTTCCGATGTAGTGGAAATCAACACTTATGAACAGTTGCGGGAACTTGACAGCCATTCCAACCAGCTCAAAACCGATGCCATCCAGGTGATCTGTCAGGCACTCGATGTAAGACAGGATGAAATTACCGATATCACCGTGCTGAAAAAAGGAATGACGAACCGATCCTTCTTATTTAGCAGCAAAGGGAAAAAATACATTATGCGTATCCCGGGCGAGGGAACGGAGCAGCTGATCGACCGCAAAAAAGAGGCAGCAGTTTATCGTACCATTGACGGAAAGAAGATCTGCGATGACATCGCCTATATCAATCCGGAAAATGGCTATAAGATCACAGAATTTCTGGAAGGCGCAAGAGTCTGCGATCCGGAAAATCCGGACGATGTGGCAAAATGCATGAAGCGGCTACGCCGGTTTCATGAGATGAAACTACAGGTGGAGCATACTTTTGATATCTTCGGTCAGATAGAATTTTATGAAACGTTATGGAACGGTACACCGTCGGATTACCGGGATTATCAGAAAACAAAAGCGCATGTGCTGGAGCTACGCCCGTATATCGAACAGTGGAGTGGAGAAAAAGTGCTGACGCATATCGATGCAGTGCCGGACAATTTTCTGTTTACACAAAAAAACGGAGAAGAAGAGATCCGCCTGATCGACTGGGAGTACGCCGGGATGCAGGATCCGCACGTGGATATCGCGATGTTTGCCATTTATGCGATGTATGGAAGGAAACAGGTGGATGCGTTGATCGATGTGTATTTTCCGGAAGGATGTAAAAGAGAGATCCGGATCAAGATATACTGTTATATTGCGGCATGCGGACTTTTGTGGAGCAACTGGTGCGAGTATAAGAAAAGCCTTGGCGTAGAGTTTGGTGAGTATTCGCTGCGGCAGTACCGGTATGCGAAAGAATACTATAAGATCGTGCAGGAAGAACTGGAATAA
- a CDS encoding vWA domain-containing protein has product MEQQEMQEERRARNFVWAAAGHYGLEPLFLAYAPDGTADMYLNMIIGLSYKWYDAEKLETFFHMLGGRQEELYQGMLWIGLEQALYEKEKIHRPVLAELRQEYAQENLARYRVLKEYELIDQLRNGHCAEILGKSSGLSGRTEELLRELTFTGEMGIEQILAKMKEILWKYFSYEPKMIKKERGTYFLQKLLPAFHSIGKMHATYVKTKRYDDLSWEESGNGGTMEKARHYLLQFSRQGDEEKDRAYIEGCFGANIYTPREQKLLEDEVCTENHKNSHLYITRGYPMEEPVTQTGSNTTVRHQEESTEREATDRGKTASHTAEDIGQVFGSGAINKRESREIREFRENSRRQAEKNRQHYEKNRTVYENSIRRMTEKLRLELDARMDDVPVQARQGNIRASQVWRALYLEDPRVFEKREEVSDAGFSVDILIDASSSRKNSQEQIAAQAYILAKSLDLCGIPLQVYSYCSIRGYTVLRLFQSYGENRKAEEVFSYVAAGNNRDGLALRGAGHLMAQSEQEKKLLLVLTDGSPQDDQIAAEGAFYKNREYTDQIAVEDTTEQVQQLKRRNIQVVGIFMGTERGLQTAHRIFGRDFVRIQNIQQFAEVVGKILQEKIREM; this is encoded by the coding sequence ATGGAACAACAGGAGATGCAGGAAGAACGGAGAGCGAGAAATTTTGTGTGGGCAGCGGCAGGTCACTACGGTCTGGAGCCGCTGTTTCTTGCCTATGCACCTGACGGAACGGCAGATATGTATTTAAACATGATCATCGGACTCAGTTATAAGTGGTATGATGCTGAAAAGCTGGAAACATTTTTTCATATGCTCGGTGGCAGGCAGGAAGAACTGTATCAGGGAATGTTGTGGATCGGTCTGGAACAGGCATTATACGAAAAAGAGAAAATACACCGTCCGGTGCTTGCCGAGCTTCGTCAGGAATACGCGCAGGAAAACCTGGCAAGATATCGTGTCCTGAAAGAGTATGAACTGATCGATCAGCTGCGAAACGGTCACTGCGCGGAGATTCTCGGAAAGTCCTCCGGTTTATCCGGACGGACAGAAGAACTGCTCCGGGAACTGACCTTTACCGGGGAGATGGGCATCGAACAGATCCTTGCGAAGATGAAAGAAATTCTATGGAAATATTTTTCCTATGAACCGAAAATGATAAAAAAAGAACGGGGAACCTATTTTCTACAAAAGCTGCTTCCGGCGTTTCATTCGATTGGAAAGATGCATGCGACCTATGTGAAGACAAAACGATATGACGATCTGTCATGGGAAGAGTCGGGAAATGGCGGAACGATGGAAAAAGCCAGACATTATCTGTTGCAGTTTTCCCGCCAGGGAGATGAAGAAAAAGACCGGGCATATATCGAGGGATGTTTTGGCGCAAATATTTATACACCGAGGGAACAGAAACTGCTCGAAGACGAGGTGTGTACGGAAAATCATAAAAACAGTCATCTGTATATCACACGGGGATATCCGATGGAAGAGCCGGTGACACAGACAGGGAGCAATACAACCGTAAGGCATCAGGAAGAAAGTACGGAGAGAGAGGCGACAGATCGCGGCAAAACAGCGAGCCACACAGCAGAGGATATCGGTCAGGTTTTCGGATCTGGCGCGATAAATAAAAGAGAGTCCCGGGAGATCCGGGAATTTCGTGAAAACAGCAGACGGCAGGCAGAAAAAAACCGACAGCATTACGAGAAAAACCGGACAGTATATGAGAACAGTATCCGCAGAATGACAGAAAAACTCCGTCTGGAACTGGACGCCCGGATGGACGATGTTCCGGTGCAGGCAAGACAGGGAAATATCCGGGCCAGCCAGGTCTGGCGTGCACTGTATCTGGAAGATCCTCGGGTATTTGAAAAAAGAGAAGAAGTCTCTGATGCAGGATTTTCGGTGGATATTCTGATCGATGCCTCCTCTTCCAGAAAAAACAGTCAGGAACAGATCGCGGCGCAGGCATATATTCTCGCAAAAAGTCTGGATCTTTGCGGGATCCCGCTACAGGTGTATTCCTATTGCAGTATTCGAGGTTATACCGTTTTGCGGCTGTTTCAGTCCTATGGGGAAAACAGAAAAGCAGAAGAAGTATTTTCCTATGTGGCAGCGGGAAATAACCGCGACGGACTGGCACTTCGCGGGGCGGGACATCTGATGGCACAGAGTGAACAGGAAAAGAAACTGCTTCTGGTACTCACAGACGGCAGCCCGCAGGATGACCAGATCGCCGCAGAGGGCGCATTTTACAAAAACAGGGAATACACAGACCAGATTGCCGTGGAAGACACCACCGAACAGGTGCAGCAGCTGAAACGGAGAAACATTCAGGTCGTTGGTATCTTCATGGGAACCGAACGCGGACTCCAGACCGCCCACCGGATCTTCGGCAGAGATTTTGTACGAATCCAGAATATCCAGCAGTTTGCAGAGGTTGTGGGAAAAATTTTGCAGGAGAAGATCCGTGAGATGTAA
- a CDS encoding AAA family ATPase, whose protein sequence is MFDIIEHLQIRPELKQSILSFREQYLVEEQLQSRIPVPDNIYYGTDIWEKAVTALLCGKNILLVGHKATGKNIFAENLAAVFGRPRWDVSFHVNMDAASLIGMDTFKNQEVVFRPGPICCAAQNGGFAVLDEINMAKSEALAVLHGTLDFRRSIDVPGYERIELHPATRFIATMNYGYAGTKELNEALVSRFVVIQMPMISQEHLILLLQDHYPTLKTDGARELAAVYLDLQKKCENAQISSRAMDLRGLLDGVALMEKGLDVLDALDMGITNKTFDSYEQTLIQDTIRGRISKKLKPEDLFEKNGQAADDRKNRR, encoded by the coding sequence GTGTTTGATATCATAGAGCATCTGCAGATCCGACCAGAATTAAAACAATCGATTCTCTCTTTCCGGGAACAATATCTGGTGGAGGAGCAGCTTCAGTCCAGAATACCTGTTCCGGACAATATTTATTATGGAACGGATATCTGGGAAAAAGCAGTGACGGCGCTTCTTTGCGGAAAAAATATCCTGCTGGTGGGACATAAAGCGACCGGAAAAAATATTTTCGCGGAAAATCTTGCCGCTGTGTTTGGGCGTCCCCGCTGGGATGTCTCTTTCCATGTCAATATGGACGCGGCATCTCTGATCGGTATGGATACCTTTAAGAATCAGGAGGTAGTTTTCCGACCGGGTCCTATCTGCTGTGCAGCGCAAAATGGTGGATTTGCCGTGCTGGATGAGATCAATATGGCAAAAAGTGAAGCGCTGGCAGTACTTCATGGCACGCTTGATTTTCGAAGAAGTATCGATGTGCCGGGATATGAACGGATCGAACTTCATCCGGCGACCCGGTTTATCGCAACGATGAATTACGGCTATGCGGGAACCAAAGAACTGAATGAAGCGCTGGTATCCCGGTTTGTGGTGATCCAGATGCCGATGATCTCACAGGAGCATCTGATCTTATTATTACAGGATCATTATCCGACTTTGAAAACCGACGGGGCAAGAGAACTGGCAGCTGTTTATCTGGATCTTCAGAAAAAATGTGAAAATGCACAGATTTCCTCCCGTGCGATGGATCTTCGCGGCCTTCTGGATGGCGTGGCACTGATGGAAAAGGGGCTGGATGTACTGGATGCCCTGGATATGGGAATCACCAACAAAACTTTTGATTCGTATGAACAGACACTGATTCAGGATACGATTCGTGGAAGAATCTCGAAAAAACTGAAACCGGAGGATCTGTTTGAAAAAAACGGACAGGCAGCAGATGACAGAAAAAACAGGAGATAG
- a CDS encoding M14 family zinc carboxypeptidase, which produces MEKKQIRLTIPAVFLAAILLIFFGFFYWKEHKTLIIDQDPAVYTYENLVSDTDILKSRYASVFSADSLGETVDGRQILHFVIGDKEASRKILINGGIHAREYITCQLVMKQTVSFLEHLSNGDSYGDISYEDLLRDTAIHVICMVNPDGISISQLGLDGVQTDAVRENLSQIAQLDGASLADSTYLKRWKANANGVDLNRNFDALWDSYADPAGHPSSDHYKGTAPGCEIESAALIQLTLQQQFTRTISYHTQGDVIYWYFGQEGDLYDQTLSFANTIAATTGYPLDADYQSLDPAGYKDWAIQNQGIPSLTIEVGLQDSPVPAEQFATIWAENQFVWEETLKIR; this is translated from the coding sequence ATGGAAAAAAAACAGATTCGCCTGACGATTCCTGCAGTTTTTCTTGCAGCTATCTTACTGATATTTTTCGGTTTCTTTTATTGGAAGGAGCATAAAACATTGATCATTGACCAGGATCCAGCTGTTTATACCTATGAAAATCTGGTGTCTGATACTGATATTTTAAAGTCCCGCTATGCTTCTGTTTTTTCTGCAGACAGTCTTGGAGAAACTGTGGATGGACGGCAGATTCTTCATTTTGTCATCGGGGACAAAGAAGCTTCCAGGAAAATACTGATCAATGGAGGCATCCATGCGCGGGAATACATCACCTGTCAGCTGGTTATGAAGCAGACGGTATCTTTTCTTGAACATCTGTCAAACGGGGATTCTTATGGGGATATTTCCTATGAAGATCTGCTTCGGGATACGGCGATCCATGTGATCTGTATGGTGAATCCGGATGGGATCTCCATCAGTCAGCTGGGACTCGATGGCGTACAGACGGATGCCGTCCGGGAGAATCTGAGCCAGATTGCACAGCTGGATGGGGCTTCTCTTGCTGACAGCACTTATCTGAAACGCTGGAAAGCCAATGCAAACGGTGTGGATCTGAACCGGAATTTCGATGCTTTGTGGGACAGTTATGCAGATCCTGCCGGACATCCCTCCTCCGACCATTACAAGGGAACAGCTCCCGGATGCGAAATCGAGAGTGCTGCCTTGATTCAACTTACGTTACAACAGCAGTTTACCCGCACGATCAGCTATCACACCCAGGGAGATGTGATCTACTGGTATTTCGGGCAGGAGGGGGATCTGTATGACCAGACGCTCTCGTTCGCCAACACCATCGCAGCAACAACCGGTTATCCGCTCGATGCTGATTATCAGTCCCTCGATCCCGCAGGCTACAAAGACTGGGCAATTCAGAATCAGGGGATCCCCAGCCTGACCATCGAAGTCGGACTTCAGGACAGCCCTGTGCCTGCGGAACAGTTTGCAACAATCTGGGCGGAGAATCAGTTTGTGTGGGAAGAAACGCTGAAAATTCGCTGA
- a CDS encoding FmdB family zinc ribbon protein, translating to MYYVPDGTRECGFYECKKCGNRFLSLQTMKKIPCPDCEAEIDYEIGPDESLEDVLDTAELIEKIEGVEEVEKMDALLSLAITGGDDSWI from the coding sequence ATGTATTATGTACCCGATGGCACCAGAGAGTGTGGATTTTATGAATGTAAAAAATGTGGAAACCGCTTTTTATCCCTACAAACTATGAAAAAAATTCCCTGCCCGGATTGTGAAGCAGAGATTGACTATGAAATCGGCCCGGATGAGTCTCTGGAGGATGTTCTTGATACCGCAGAACTCATTGAAAAAATTGAAGGCGTAGAAGAAGTAGAAAAAATGGATGCTCTGCTGAGCCTGGCAATCACTGGTGGAGATGACAGTTGGATTTAA
- a CDS encoding threonine aldolase family protein, with product MIRFNNDYNHGAHPKILETLTVINNDSFGGYGEDEWCKKAADLIRKKVNCPDAAVHFFPGATQANFIVIASALSSVQSVIAADTGHINCHEAASVENTNHKIQTLPNKDGKITAAQIDACARSYYEENEPEYYTEPKMVYISFPTEQGTLYSLEELKAIRKVCDKYGMYLFVDGARLGYGLGAAENDIRVEDFAALTDVFYFGGTKCGALFGEAVVITSDNLKRRFKAYMKQNGAVLAKGWLLGLQFYTLLENDLYFEITRKADMLAMKIRDAFAKKGIPFWVESPTNQQFVILSPQQQDILGKNYTFEKTGNTPDGIVARFCTSWATTEEEVAQLIADIEKL from the coding sequence ATGATACGTTTTAACAATGATTACAATCACGGCGCTCATCCGAAGATTCTGGAGACGCTCACGGTTATCAATAACGATAGTTTTGGAGGATACGGCGAAGACGAATGGTGTAAAAAGGCAGCTGATCTGATCCGTAAAAAGGTGAATTGTCCGGATGCCGCCGTTCACTTTTTCCCAGGTGCTACACAGGCGAACTTTATTGTGATCGCCAGCGCACTCTCTTCTGTACAGAGTGTAATCGCTGCGGATACCGGGCATATTAACTGTCATGAGGCTGCATCTGTGGAAAATACAAATCATAAGATTCAGACGCTTCCAAATAAAGATGGAAAGATTACCGCTGCACAGATTGATGCCTGTGCCCGTTCCTATTACGAAGAAAATGAACCGGAATATTACACAGAGCCTAAAATGGTATACATTTCTTTTCCTACCGAACAGGGAACTTTGTATTCACTCGAAGAGTTGAAAGCGATCCGCAAAGTATGTGATAAATACGGAATGTATCTGTTCGTGGACGGTGCACGGCTTGGATATGGGCTTGGCGCCGCAGAAAATGATATCCGGGTTGAAGACTTTGCAGCACTTACGGATGTTTTTTATTTTGGCGGAACGAAATGTGGCGCACTGTTTGGAGAAGCTGTTGTGATCACTTCGGACAATCTGAAACGCAGATTTAAGGCTTATATGAAACAGAACGGAGCGGTTCTGGCAAAAGGATGGCTTCTGGGATTGCAATTTTATACATTACTGGAGAATGATCTTTATTTTGAAATCACACGGAAAGCAGATATGCTGGCTATGAAGATCCGGGATGCTTTTGCAAAAAAAGGGATTCCTTTCTGGGTGGAGAGTCCTACGAATCAGCAGTTTGTGATTCTCTCCCCTCAGCAGCAGGATATTCTTGGCAAAAATTATACATTTGAAAAAACCGGAAATACACCGGACGGAATTGTTGCAAGATTTTGTACAAGCTGGGCTACTACAGAAGAGGAAGTCGCGCAGTTAATTGCGGATATTGAAAAATTGTAA
- the larC gene encoding nickel pincer cofactor biosynthesis protein LarC translates to MGQKLYLECYSGISGDMTVAALSGLMKDRTPLFRVLDHMPVEGFSYELKQVKKSGIDAWDFLVKLDAQHENHDHDMAYLHGHSHTHDHEHHHDHEHHHDHVHAEEHRYDPEQAETIHTQDGTGHEEKHHHHHHEHRGLGDIFPIIDRCEMTDTAKELAKHIFRILAKAEAKAHNVPEDQVHFHEVGAVDSIVDIVAAAVCMDSLQVDGVIVPFLCEGKGTVRCQHGILPVPVPAVTNIVQNSGLKLRMTQVEGELVTPTGAAFAAAVRTEETLPETFRILNVGIGAGKRKYECPGILRAMLIETEEKREDKICKLEANIDDSTGEQLGYVLGSLMDAGARDVHYTPVFMKKNRPGWQLNVICMEEDREKLEEIIFRETTTIGIRRQNMDRTVLRRTKKTVQTPYGEAEVKICEKDGLRKVYPEYESVTRLCKESGATFQDVFESVKHSAGETIKTV, encoded by the coding sequence ATGGGACAGAAATTATATTTGGAATGTTATTCAGGAATTAGCGGGGATATGACGGTGGCAGCACTGTCCGGGCTTATGAAAGACCGGACACCACTGTTTCGGGTACTGGATCATATGCCGGTGGAAGGATTTTCCTATGAATTAAAACAGGTAAAAAAATCCGGGATCGACGCCTGGGATTTTCTGGTAAAACTGGATGCACAGCATGAGAATCACGATCATGATATGGCGTATCTTCACGGACACAGCCATACACATGACCATGAGCATCATCACGACCATGAACATCACCATGATCATGTACATGCAGAGGAGCATCGTTATGATCCGGAACAGGCGGAAACGATACATACGCAGGATGGAACTGGGCATGAAGAGAAGCACCATCACCATCATCACGAACATCGCGGACTGGGAGATATTTTCCCGATCATTGACCGGTGTGAGATGACGGATACGGCGAAAGAACTGGCAAAACATATTTTCCGGATTCTGGCGAAAGCAGAAGCGAAAGCGCACAATGTACCGGAGGATCAGGTACATTTTCATGAGGTGGGGGCAGTAGATTCTATTGTGGATATTGTTGCAGCTGCGGTCTGCATGGACAGCCTGCAGGTGGATGGCGTGATCGTTCCGTTTCTTTGTGAGGGAAAGGGAACCGTGCGCTGCCAGCATGGTATCCTTCCTGTACCGGTTCCGGCGGTTACCAATATTGTCCAGAACAGCGGTCTGAAACTGCGGATGACACAGGTAGAAGGAGAACTGGTAACTCCGACAGGAGCAGCTTTTGCGGCAGCAGTCCGCACAGAAGAAACGCTCCCTGAGACATTCCGCATCCTCAATGTGGGAATCGGCGCCGGCAAACGCAAATACGAGTGCCCGGGTATTCTCCGCGCGATGCTGATCGAGACGGAAGAGAAGAGAGAAGACAAAATTTGTAAACTGGAAGCCAACATCGACGACAGCACCGGTGAACAGCTTGGCTATGTTCTCGGCTCCCTGATGGATGCCGGTGCCAGAGATGTGCACTACACTCCTGTCTTTATGAAGAAAAACCGTCCGGGATGGCAGCTGAATGTGATCTGTATGGAAGAAGATCGCGAGAAACTGGAAGAGATCATCTTCCGGGAAACTACGACCATCGGCATCCGCAGACAGAACATGGATCGGACGGTGCTTCGGAGAACGAAAAAAACAGTACAGACGCCTTATGGGGAAGCCGAGGTAAAGATCTGTGAAAAAGATGGATTGAGAAAAGTCTACCCGGAGTACGAGTCGGTGACACGGCTCTGTAAAGAGAGCGGAGCAACGTTTCAGGATGTGTTTGAGAGTGTGAAACACTCGGCGGGGGAGACGATCAAAACAGTATAA
- a CDS encoding DUF6783 domain-containing protein has protein sequence MFYPHSVAVARYAALIRIKSPTNWDSQLTKSLFQTRSSGRSCRNLPGNRKSTGGKKRETIRSSAP, from the coding sequence ATATTTTACCCTCATTCGGTTGCCGTAGCCCGCTACGCCGCCCTCATTCGGATAAAATCTCCCACAAACTGGGACTCGCAGCTCACGAAAAGCCTTTTTCAGACACGCTCTAGCGGGCGGTCATGCCGCAATCTTCCCGGAAATCGGAAAAGCACTGGAGGGAAGAAGAGAGAAACTATTCGATCATCAGCACCCTGA
- the spoIVB gene encoding SpoIVB peptidase, whose translation MQERQKKYRKFLWYALAGTLLGLFVLIYGTLKENIPDELFVYADEETDWETFFDDPLISYDETVEVSQNDSYQIRCSWLGVLPLKTIKVNTVEKQEVLAGGSPVGIYMETKGVLVIDSGEITDREGIRRTPAEHIIQPGDYICEIDGEVLTGKKQLMQLVKENQGEPMEMQVIRHQETIQLEMTPVQTADGSYKLGIWVRDNIQGIGTLTFVEPDGTFGALGHGISDVDTGERLEISDGDLYHADILSIQKGTAGTPGELRGVINYREENRIGTISGNSQYGIRGQLDPGKYTESMEKIPLGLKQEIQTGAAAIRCDIGDGIREYACEILEIDANARDTNKCFVLRITDSDLLSKTGGIVQGMSGSPVIQNGKLIGAVTHVFVNDPTKGYGIFIENMMG comes from the coding sequence TTGCAGGAAAGACAGAAAAAATATCGAAAATTTTTGTGGTACGCTCTGGCGGGGACGCTGCTGGGTTTATTTGTATTAATATATGGAACTTTGAAGGAAAACATACCGGATGAACTGTTTGTCTATGCAGACGAGGAGACGGACTGGGAGACATTTTTTGACGATCCGCTGATCTCTTACGATGAGACCGTGGAGGTTTCGCAAAATGACAGCTATCAGATCCGGTGCAGCTGGCTTGGTGTACTTCCATTAAAAACGATCAAAGTCAATACCGTGGAGAAGCAGGAAGTGCTGGCTGGCGGATCGCCCGTTGGGATCTACATGGAGACAAAAGGCGTCCTTGTGATCGACAGCGGCGAGATTACGGACCGGGAGGGAATCCGCCGGACACCGGCAGAACATATTATCCAGCCGGGAGATTATATCTGCGAGATTGACGGAGAAGTCCTTACAGGGAAAAAACAGCTGATGCAGCTGGTGAAAGAAAATCAGGGCGAACCGATGGAAATGCAGGTGATCCGCCACCAGGAGACGATTCAGCTGGAAATGACCCCGGTACAGACCGCAGACGGTTCCTATAAACTTGGTATCTGGGTGCGGGATAATATTCAGGGGATCGGAACATTGACGTTTGTGGAACCTGACGGAACCTTCGGAGCACTTGGTCACGGAATCAGCGATGTGGATACGGGAGAACGGCTGGAAATCTCAGATGGTGATCTCTACCATGCGGATATTTTATCAATCCAGAAAGGAACTGCCGGTACACCGGGGGAACTGCGAGGCGTGATCAATTACAGGGAAGAAAACCGGATTGGAACGATCAGCGGTAATTCCCAGTATGGCATCCGCGGGCAGTTAGATCCGGGTAAATACACGGAATCCATGGAAAAGATCCCGCTAGGACTCAAACAGGAGATCCAGACCGGAGCTGCCGCGATCCGCTGCGATATCGGGGATGGAATCCGGGAATACGCATGTGAGATTCTCGAAATTGATGCGAATGCAAGGGACACGAACAAATGCTTTGTCCTTCGGATCACAGATTCCGACCTCCTGTCAAAAACCGGTGGAATCGTTCAGGGAATGAGCGGATCCCCTGTGATCCAGAACGGCAAACTGATCGGTGCGGTAACTCATGTATTTGTTAACGATCCGACGAAAGGATATGGGATTTTTATAGAAAATATGATGGGATGA